Part of the Aquimarina sp. TRL1 genome, TTAGTCCCTGTTTCACATACAATATCTTTGTTATAAGTAACTAATGATAGTTCTCCTCCTGAAACCCAAGCCCCATAATCTCTGTTATCCCCTATTTCTATTCTAAAAAATTCCCAATTTGAAGTAGTATTCACCACAATATCATTAATATCTACGAAAACAATATTTCCTGTAGTATTACAAGGTTCACAATACAACCCACCACAATCAATTCCTGTTTCATCTCCATTCTGAATACCATCTGTACATGTTGCTGTACTTGCCTCTACAACAATAACACTATAATCTTCGGCTTCATCTCCTCCTGTCGTATTGCATGGAGTAGGTGCATCCCACCAATGATACCGAATGCGTAACCTTGTCTTTCCCAACTTAGCGGTGGTAGGTACAATTACTTCTGCCAGTCCGATTCCTGCTCCTCTTGGCTTCATTAAGACCTCTTCTCCCGGATCTGTAAAATCTCCGTCCTGATTCCAGTCAATCCATCCTCCAACTACATTTGCTCCCCAATTAGGAGTACTATAATAAGGAGTTACTGTCAACCTTTCTGCCTCTCCCTGAACAATCGTGGTTGCAATAGCTGTAAAATCAGAATATGTACTATTACCACTTGTATTATTAATCTCTCCAAAAGTAACATTACTGATATAATTAGTTCCTTGATTTCCTGCTATGCAATACGGTGTAGTAGAACATGGAGAACAAGACCCTCCACAATCAATTCCTGTTTCATCTCCATTTTGTATCCCATCATTACAAGAAGGAGTTGCGACATCTCTTACTTTACTTCCTGCTTTAATTCCCCCAAAGGGTTCCGTACTATACGCATAGTCTAATAAAGTATATGATGTGCCATCGGCATTTACCCGTACCCGAAACCATCCATAGTTTGTTTTTCCTGAATATAACTCAAATTGAAACCCTATATACGCTGTTTTACCATCCCATTGGGTATAGTTAGCATTTCGAATGACATGTAAATCCGGATATGCTCCCCCATTCACCCAGTTATTTTTAGAGTCAATCATAGCACCAGAAACTAATGGTTCGGGATATAGACTTCCCGGAAGACAAATCAATGCTTTTGTATACGTTTCTAATTTTAAAGCATTATTCTCAAAAAAAGTTCCATAATTATTTGTTTCTGCCCCTTGTAAAACAAAATAAGTCCATGTAGTGCTTGCATTCGCAGTATAATCAGGATTATCCACATACACTACCTCGAAAGGATCATAGAACATGAAATCAAATGATACCTTGGCTGAATTCAAAATACTTACTCCTCCAGAAATAATCGCATCCTTCAGGGTGATATTTCCCTTCAGGTTATCAAGACTTGTATGTTTACTGGCTTTTCCGCTATATCTGACTCGTAATTTTTGATTCGTGATTACAGAAATAGACGTAGTGATTCCCTGCGGAGCTATTGATGAAAAATGAGTCCCCTCTACAAGTGCTCCCGAAGATAATGAAAAACTCCCTCCTTGTATTTCAATATCATAATACACTTCTGCTAACGATCCATTATTAGACACTGCTTCTTCTACAGTATTATTAGAAGCAACCAACGATGCCCCTTTAAGATCCACTCCTGTTGCTATTAAATTCGCTGGTTGCCATAACGGTCTTCTCGATGGGTGCTCTAAAGCCGCTAACATTCTATTTACTTGTCCGATCGTAAACATCTTAGCACAGCCAGATGCTGAATCATATCCCATGTAATTTTCATAGTTAATTAGATTTCCGCATTCACTGGCTCCTATAGTACATCCCTTATCTCCAGAATTGGAATCCTCTGTTGGCGTATCACTAACATAATCCCCATTTGGGTCATTACACCCCCCTTCAAATGTATGGATCAGATTTAACCAATGTCCAAATTCATGAGTAAACACAGATGCAAATTCTTTATTTGTATTGCCGTGCAGATATTGTCCGTTATACACAACTCTAGCAATATTCTGATCCGACATACTAGTATTTGGATACCAGGCGACCCCTGAGTTATTAGAAGCTCCATCTCCATATAAGTCGCCAGTAATGTACACATTCATATACTTATAGTTATCCCAACCATCTGCTGCCACAATCGGGCTGCCATAATTTCCCATTCCTGATGCTTCTGGATGTATAATTACTCCATTGGTACTTCCTCCATTAGGATCAATTTTTGCTAATGCAAATCGAATATTCAATGTGGATTTTCTTCCATCAAATACCGGATCTATACTATTGAAGTCATCATTAAGCCCATTAAAATCTTTATTTAATGCTTCTAAAGCTCCGTGAATTGTGTTATAATCTACTGTTTTCCCATGTTGTATTTTCCCATACACATGGACTACTACAGGAATGGTATAGGTCATGCCCCTTTTTTGGAGACCAATTCCTTCTTGCACAAGTCCCTTTGTTTTTTTATTAAAGGCATCATACTCTGATTGCGCAGTAGGATTTTGAGAAAAAGCTACTGCATTTACCTCACTTGACTTACATTTTCTAGCATCGACAGATGTCTGTTGTCCCAGACATATAATGGGTATATACAATACTAAAATTGTTAGTACAGCAATTCGAATTTTCATAATAAATTGAGTTTATGTTATTAGTTATTTCAAAGTAAATTCAAATCACAACAATCTGATAACTATATAATAACCAAAGTATATACTATTCTACCTCTCTTTATTCTAAAAAATACTTACGGCTGGTTTCTCTTACAAAACAAAAAAGCACCTTGATAATCAAGGTGCTTTTCTACATTATTTTATTACTTTATTATTTACTTAGCGCTGTAAAATACTTATAGAACAATGGAATTGTTTCAATTCCCCTCAGATAATTAAAGACTCCAAAATGCTCATTCGGGGAATGAATAGCATCACTATCCAATCCAAACCCCATTAAGATGGTTTTACTCTTTAGTTCTTTTTCAAACAATGCTACTATTGGAATACTTCCTCCTCCTCGCTGAGGAATTGGAGCTACTCCAAAAGTATCTTTATAAGCATTACTGGCTGCCTGATATCCTATATTATCAATAGGAGTAACATACCCTTGTCCTCCATGGTGTGGAGTTACTTTTACAGTAACTGCTTCTGGAGCAATCTTCTCAAAGTGATCCTTGAACAGCTGGGTAATTTCTTCCCAATCCTGATTCGGAACTAATCGCATCGAAATCTTAGCATATGCCTTACTAGCGATAACAGTTTTTGCTCCTTCTCCTGTATATCCTCCCCAAATTCCATTCACATCTAATGTCGGACGGATTGAATTACGTTCATTAGTCGTATATCCTTCTTCTCCGTATACAGCCTTAATATCTAATGACTTCTTATACGCATCTAATGAGAAAGGAGCTTTTGCCATCTCTGCTCTCTCTTCTGTTGATAATTCTTCTACCTTATCATAGAATCCCGGAATTGTAATACGATTATTTTCATCGTGTAATGATGCAATCATTTTGGTCAGAATATTAATCGGGTTTGCTACTGCTCCTCCGTACAATCCACTATGTAAATCTCTATTCGGTCCGGTTACCTCTACTTCTACATAACTTAATCCTCGCAATCCAGTGGTAATAGAAGGAACATCATTAGCAATCATCCCCGTATCACTAATCAAAATCACGTCATTACTTAATTTCTCCTGGTTTCTCTCTACAAACCATCCCAGGCTCTTACTCCCTACTTCTTCTTCTCCTTCGATCATAAACTTAACATTACAAGGTAACTGTCCAGTTTCTGTCATAAATTCCAGAGCTTTGACATGCATATACATCTGTCCTTTATCATCACATGACCCACGACCAAAAATAGCTCCTTCGGGATGAATCGCTGTCTTTTTTACTACAGGCTCAAACGGGGGACTATCCCATAATTCTATCGGATCTGCCGGTTGCACATCATAATGCCCATACACAAGTACGGTTGGCAATGCCGGATCTATTATTTTCTCCCCATATACAATAGGGTATCCAGGAGTTTCACACAATTCTACCTTATCACAACCTGCTTTCTCCAAGCTTTTTTTAACCGCTTCTGCAGTTCTGATTACATCTTTTTCAAAAGCTGAATCCGCACTTACTGACGGGATTCTTAATAGCTCCATCAGTTCATTAATAAAGCGGTCTTTATGTTCTCCTACGTAGGATTTTATATTTTGCATTTGCCTATTTATTTTTTTTCTAAAAGTACTAAAAATGATTTATTCCGGATACTAGACAAAAACCTTCTTATACTCATTTTTTTTACTCCCATAGCACACTCATTATCAGTACCGTCTTAAAAAAGATTTATTTTTTTCAAAAAAAGTTTTCAAAATCCTTTGAGATCATGAAGTATTACTTATATTTGCACTCGCTTTTACAAATGTTTTTATTTGCTAAGCGATATTTATTGCGGGCGTGGTGGAATTGGTAGACACGCTAGACTTAGGATCTAGTGCCGCGAGGTGTGAGAGTTCGAGTCTCTCCGCCCGCACAAGACAAAAGCTGACTATTTAGTCAGCTTTTTTTATTTCAATATAACAATCAATCTGCCCTACACAAAAAAAACCATAATCTCTTTATCACCCTCTTTCTAACTTTCGCTAATCGCACATAAGTTTAAAACCGATCACACTCGACCCTACTTCCTCTAATCAACAATCCAGCACAACGAAAAGACAGTTCTAAACAACAACAATATCAATCTTCCCTTCACTAAATACCTTACAAGAAAAAACAGACCAGACATTCTATTTCAACAACTAAAAAAAGCCATTAAATACGCTAAAAAGAACATCTTTGACCTTTTAAACTTTTCCTTAAAAAAACACCTAAATAATACCAATCTTCCATCTCACTCTTCCTCCTTATCAAAAATTATTTTTCGATGTATTCCTTTTTTAAAAAACCTATAAAAACAAAAAAGACTTACAATTGAATTGTAAGTCTTTTTTTGCTCCCCCTCTTGGGCTCGAACCAAGGACCCTCTGATTAACAGTCAGATGCTCTAACCAACTGAGCTAAGGAGGAATTTCATTTGCAATCCGCTAATGTATTTCCGTTTTGCGAGTGCAAATATAGAACCTTTTTTGAATTGTAAAAAACATTTTTACTATTTTTTTTAAAAAAAGTTCTTATTTAAAAATTGCTCGATAGATATCATTTCCATTAGCGAATAACAGCAACGCGATTAACAACACAAAACCAACCAATTGCGCATATTCCATAAATTTATCATTCGGTTTTCTCCCTGTAATCATCTCATACAATAAAAACATAACATGCCCTCCATCCAATGCAGGAATAGGCAGAATATTCATAAATGCCAAAATAATAGAAATAAAAGCTGTTGTCCCCCAGAAAGCTTTCCAGTTCCAGGCTTCAGGGAATAAATTTCCTATTGCCGCAAAACCTCCTACCTGAGTTGCTCCTTTTTTAGTAAACACATATTTAAACTGTGCTATATAATCGTGTAGTGTCCAATATCCCAATTCGAATCCCTGACTAATACTTTCTCCTAGCGAATAAGCCTTCTTCTGCACTTCATAATCTCTTCCAAAAGAAATTCCTATTATCCCTTCTTCATCCGGGGTAATGGTTGCTGTTTTTTCAATCCCTTCTCTTTTATATGTAAGAGTTATGGGGGTTGTTTTAATACTATCTTTAGCCCTGGCTTCAAAATAATCGCTCATATATGCTACAGGAGCTCCATTTGTACCTGTAATAATATCTCCTACCTCTAATCCTGCCTTATCTGCCCCTGAACCTTCCTGAACTAAATCTATCTTAGCATCTCCTATTGGCGAAAAAGGAGTCAACACTCCTGTTTCAAACATTTTTTTACCAATATCATCAGGTATCGTAATCGTTTCCATTTCTCCATTTTGATGCAACACTTCAACTGTCTTTACATCTCTCATAAACAGGTATGCATTAATTCGAGTCATATCTTCCAACTTCTCTCCATTTGTCTTCAGAATACGATCTCCATCCTGAAATCCATATTCTTTAAACGATTCTGCTACCTTAAACCCTTTAGGCATATCTGCTACTCCTACATAATTACTCCCCCAGGTAAAAACAATCGCCATATAAATAAGAAAACCAAGAATAATATTCACTGTGACTCCTCCTAACATAATAATTAGTCGTTGCCAAGCTGGTTTTGATCTAAACTCCCATGGTTGTGGAGGACCCGCCATTTGTTCCTTATCCATACTCTCATCAATCATTCCTGCAATCTTTACATACCCTCCAAGTGGCAACCACCCGATTCCGTATACTGTTTCTCCTATTTTTTTCTTAAACAAAGAGAACTTAACATCAAAAAACAAATAGAATTTTTCCACCCTGGTCTTAAACAGTTTTGCTGGGATAAAATGCCCCAATTCATGCAGGATAATAAGAAAAGATAAGCTTAACAATAATTGTATTGCTTTTACAAAAAATGGACTCATATCGGTCTATGTTCAAAATTTAAATCACGCAAAAGTAACCTTTTAGTACTGCTTATGAAAGAAATCTAAAGAGTGGAACGAATCTTTTAATGATTTTTTAGCAAAAACTGGTCGTACTAATAAAACATTCCTCGTAATTTTGCAGTATTAAATTACTCATATGCTTCGTTTTTTTTCCAGATATAAGTTTTTTGGAATTGTTCTTTTGGTACTTTCTGCAATTATCATTTCTATTATTTATTCTATTCTAAAGCCTACACCGGTTTTACCTATTTACGAACCAGAGATGGTCAACACGGAATTAGTAGACAGCACCGTACAACACATCAGAAAGTATCATAAAATCGCTCCTTTTTCCCTTACCAATCAAAATGGAAAAACCATTACAGAAAAAGAATATGATAATAAAATATATGTAGCAGATTTCTTTTTTACCACCTGTCAATCCATTTGTCCAGTTATGACAGGACATATGAAAAAAATTCAGGACGAACTCATGAATGACGCTTCTGTCTTATTACTATCTCATACAGTTACCCCTGATATTGATACTGTTGCCCAATTAAAGCGATATGCTAAAAGAAAAGGGGTCAATGACACCAAATGGAACCTGGTTACTGGTGACAAAAAGCAGATTTATAATCTAGCCAGAAAATCGTATCTGGCAGCCAAATCTAATGGAGATGGAGGTCCTTATGATATGATCCATACAGAAAATTTTATTTTAGTAGACACCAAAAAAAGAATTCGTGGTTTTTATGACGGAACAGATGAGGAAGAAATTGATCGGCTTTTGGACGATATTGAAATCCTAAAAAAAGAACAGTGATTACATCCCGGAGAACGGAACTTCTACTGGCGTTTCTCCTTTTGATATCAAAAAATCTCTTACCGCATAACCAGTCCCGGCAGGCCAATACGTCACTTCTGAAAAAGGAATGATTTTATAATCATCCAACTCTTCATTAAGATTGATCTTTCCACTGACCCTAACATGATACACTAGCAGTATTTGATTCATTCTATAAAACGGATAATGCCCAACAAAAGAAACTAATTCTCCCATTACCCCTAATTCTTCCTGAACCTCTCTAAGCACTGCCTCATCAGGGTGCTCATTCCTCTCTAAAAAACCAGTAATCAATGCATACCAATCCTCTGGCCACTGCGTATTATGAGCTAATAAAATCTGTCTTTCTTCATATTCTACTATTGCAGCGACTACCGGAGTTGGATTACCATAATGCACGAAGTTACAGTGATCACTGGAACACGCTAAATACTTTTCTTCAAATACTTCTAACGGGCTTTGACAGCTAGGGCAAAATTTATACACTTCTCTCATGCATCCTTACTTAGCAATTACACTTCTTATGCGCAAGATAGCATTATTACTTATATCTTATTCTTATCCTCTGTACTTAAAAAAAGTTAAAATGATATAATGCGTATTGATTAAACTTTAATAAAAATCCGCTTTCGATACAACACATAAGCCACAACAACATAAAAGACAATAACAACTAATGCATACAATAACGACGAGAATTCCTTACTCAACCCTTCGTATACAAAAACAGTCTCATACAGCCAACTATGAATCGTATACTTTTCTCCTACTGATATCAGATAAAACGTTTTGGAGATAAACATAGACGAAAAATAGAGCACAATAGCATTAGAACCAACATAGGTAAACATATTCCCTAAAGAAATCTCTTTATAATCCGTAAGGTAATAAATCAACGCTAAAATAAGTGTAGCATATCCTGAAGTAACCAAAACAAAACTACTACTCCATAATGCCTTATTCAGAGGAAAAACAAGGCTCCATATATAACCAATTCCCAACAACAAGCTTCCTAACCCTAATAATCTTAAATGTTTTCGAAGCATTGAACTCGTTAACACTTCTCCTATAAAAACCCCTGTAAGCGCAGAAGCAATTGAAGGAATTGTACTTATTATCCCTTCCGGATCGTAATCAGGTTTCCACATATGAGTTCCCAAAAGCTGTAAGTCTAAGTAATTTGCCCAATTATTAGCTGCTCTTTCCAAGGTAGGAGTATCTCCTCCAGGAAAAGGAATATATCCCAACCATATCCAATACCCTACGAGAATTCCTGCCGTCAATATCATCAATCCTTTCTTACTCATATTAAGATATAATACCGAGGTCACAAAAAAAACAATCCCTATTCGTTGAAGAACTCCAGGGATTCTCATTTTCTCCCATGATTCTACAAAAGGAATATATGGCAAAAAGGCATTAAGAAACAGTCCCAATCCAATCAACTTAAGACTCCTTATCGCTATCTTTTTATAAATTGTTTTATCAGGTGTTTTGGCTTTGTATACAAAAGAAATAGAAATACCTACTATGTACAAAAAGAAAGGAAAGACAAAATCTGCTATTGTCAAACCATTCCATTTTGCATGCAATAAAGGTTTATAAACAAAACCCCAGTCTCCTGGGGTATTTACTAATATCATGACCACTATCGTTAACCCACGTAAAAAGTCAACGGATTGTATTCTATTTTTTAATGTCATGAATTACAAAAAATTATTTTTCATCTTATTCCACACTTTTACAAGTAACCCTCCAGATACCAGTGTCACAACTATAAAAATAATTGCATCTGTATATTTTCCATAGATAAGGTTTCCTGTAGCAAATAACGCTCCATAGACTAATACACAACCAAGAAGCATTGCTCCAATTCCTAATGGAACCGCCCATTTTTCCTCTTTATCTACTATATCTATTCCTTCTTCATTTGCTCTCTGAAGTATCTTATCCCAACCAGGTCCTCCAGGTTGTATTTTTTTATAAAAATTAAACAGGGTCTTATCTTCATCAGGCTTTGTTAGAAAAGTAGCCAACAACCATATAATAGTTGTTACAACCACCACAAAAGGAATCTGTCCCCAGCTTGGAAAAATCCCGGCATCTCCAAACATAGAATTTTTTACTACTTCTATATTAATTATAATCGAAATAATCCCTGAAGAAAACATGGCAGAAATCTCACTCCATGCATTGATACGCCACCAGAACCATCGTAATAAAAATATCAGACCAGTTCCTGCCCCAAACATTAAAATATACTTAAACAACTGAACCGCATCTGTCAATAACAAAGCAATAACTGCACTTATTGCCATTAATAATACTGTAGAAATCCTACCTACATTTACTAGCTCTTTTTCTGAGGCATCCTTCTTAACAAACTGCTTATACACATCATTTACTACATAAGATGCTCCCCAATTCAAATGTGTAGATATCGTGGACATATAAGCTGCCACTAAAGATGCTACCACCACTCCTAATAACCCTGAGGGCAACTTGGTAAGCATCGCCGAATACGCTAAGTCATGCCCTAGCTTATCATTTGTAACATCAGGAAAGGCTTCTTTTATGCTTGCTAAATCCGGATACAAAACTAATGATGTTAACGCTACAATAATCCATGGCCAAGGACGTAATGCGTAATGCATAATATTAAAAAAGAAGGTTGCTCCAATCGCGTGGCTTTCATCTTTTGCTGCTAACATGCGTTGTGCTATGTAACCCCCTCCTCCAGGTTCTGCCCCTGGATACCATGAACTCCACCACTGGACTGCCAACGGAATTACCAGCAAACTAATAATCATTTCTTTATTACTCCAACTAGGAAGCAATGATATTTTATCAACTACATTAGGGTGTGTAATCAGACCATCCAAACCATTCACCTCTGGAAGGTTAACACAATAATAAGCAGCTCCTATTGACCCTGCCATTGCCACAAAGAATAGTAAAAAATCAGAATACACAACTCCTTTAAAACCGCCAATCGCACTAAACACTACTGTTATCAATGCTGCATATCCTACTGTGTGCAAAGGAGGCAATCCAAACATAATTCCACCAATCTTAATTGCTGCCAAAGTAACCCCTGCCATAGCAAGTACATTAAAAATCACTCCTAAATATATAGAACGAAACCCTCTTAAAAAACGAGCTGGCTTTCCTGAATATCTCAGCTCATAAAATTCCATATCTGTATTAACATTAGAACGCCTCCAGAGCTTAGCATATACAAAAACCGTCAATAACCCTGTTAATAAAAAGGCCCACCATTCCCAGTTTCCTGCCACTCCATTTTTTCTCACCAGATTGGTCACCAAATTCGGGGTGTCTGTAGAGAAAGTTGTTGCCACCATAGAGAAACCTAGTAACCACCAAGGCATACTACGCCCGGATAAGAAATATTCAGATGAATTTTTACCGGACCTTTTTGATACCACTACCCCTATTAACAATACGGATAATAAAAATGTGACTATTATACCATAGTCTAAAATACTAAGTTTCATAATGTATTACTCTTTAAATAAATTTCCTTCGTTTTTTAATATTCGTTGTTTCGCATGGGTTGCATAATTTCTCCCCATGGGTATTTTTTTACTTCCTATCTCAATTAAATTCCCTTCTATACACTTTACCTTATCTATAGCTATAGTATAGGACTTATGTATTCTCACAAAGTTTTCTGACGGTAGTTCTTCGCTAATACTCGACAAGGACTTATGCGAAACATAACTTCCATCTTCCGTACAAACTTTTATATAG contains:
- a CDS encoding M43 family zinc metalloprotease; this encodes MKIRIAVLTILVLYIPIICLGQQTSVDARKCKSSEVNAVAFSQNPTAQSEYDAFNKKTKGLVQEGIGLQKRGMTYTIPVVVHVYGKIQHGKTVDYNTIHGALEALNKDFNGLNDDFNSIDPVFDGRKSTLNIRFALAKIDPNGGSTNGVIIHPEASGMGNYGSPIVAADGWDNYKYMNVYITGDLYGDGASNNSGVAWYPNTSMSDQNIARVVYNGQYLHGNTNKEFASVFTHEFGHWLNLIHTFEGGCNDPNGDYVSDTPTEDSNSGDKGCTIGASECGNLINYENYMGYDSASGCAKMFTIGQVNRMLAALEHPSRRPLWQPANLIATGVDLKGASLVASNNTVEEAVSNNGSLAEVYYDIEIQGGSFSLSSGALVEGTHFSSIAPQGITTSISVITNQKLRVRYSGKASKHTSLDNLKGNITLKDAIISGGVSILNSAKVSFDFMFYDPFEVVYVDNPDYTANASTTWTYFVLQGAETNNYGTFFENNALKLETYTKALICLPGSLYPEPLVSGAMIDSKNNWVNGGAYPDLHVIRNANYTQWDGKTAYIGFQFELYSGKTNYGWFRVRVNADGTSYTLLDYAYSTEPFGGIKAGSKVRDVATPSCNDGIQNGDETGIDCGGSCSPCSTTPYCIAGNQGTNYISNVTFGEINNTSGNSTYSDFTAIATTIVQGEAERLTVTPYYSTPNWGANVVGGWIDWNQDGDFTDPGEEVLMKPRGAGIGLAEVIVPTTAKLGKTRLRIRYHWWDAPTPCNTTGGDEAEDYSVIVVEASTATCTDGIQNGDETGIDCGGLYCEPCNTTGNIVFVDINDIVVNTTSNWEFFRIEIGDNRDYGAWVSGGELSLVTYNKDIVCETGTNYVSFLGEGIDIGKASNFTPENHSYTISSSSYDTWKGKSGYVGFTFSINGEVHYGWFYLTVAIDGLSYTIKEYAYNSIAGAPIRTGRNYTAINESCGLEMHAYPNPYTKYATIDLSKLQKAPVEICVYDMYGKQINRQFYKASPTKFVLGEKTKTSGYYIVKIHSKSRSEVFMIVKK
- a CDS encoding dipeptidase, with the protein product MQNIKSYVGEHKDRFINELMELLRIPSVSADSAFEKDVIRTAEAVKKSLEKAGCDKVELCETPGYPIVYGEKIIDPALPTVLVYGHYDVQPADPIELWDSPPFEPVVKKTAIHPEGAIFGRGSCDDKGQMYMHVKALEFMTETGQLPCNVKFMIEGEEEVGSKSLGWFVERNQEKLSNDVILISDTGMIANDVPSITTGLRGLSYVEVEVTGPNRDLHSGLYGGAVANPINILTKMIASLHDENNRITIPGFYDKVEELSTEERAEMAKAPFSLDAYKKSLDIKAVYGEEGYTTNERNSIRPTLDVNGIWGGYTGEGAKTVIASKAYAKISMRLVPNQDWEEITQLFKDHFEKIAPEAVTVKVTPHHGGQGYVTPIDNIGYQAASNAYKDTFGVAPIPQRGGGSIPIVALFEKELKSKTILMGFGLDSDAIHSPNEHFGVFNYLRGIETIPLFYKYFTALSK
- the rseP gene encoding RIP metalloprotease RseP, with the protein product MSPFFVKAIQLLLSLSFLIILHELGHFIPAKLFKTRVEKFYLFFDVKFSLFKKKIGETVYGIGWLPLGGYVKIAGMIDESMDKEQMAGPPQPWEFRSKPAWQRLIIMLGGVTVNIILGFLIYMAIVFTWGSNYVGVADMPKGFKVAESFKEYGFQDGDRILKTNGEKLEDMTRINAYLFMRDVKTVEVLHQNGEMETITIPDDIGKKMFETGVLTPFSPIGDAKIDLVQEGSGADKAGLEVGDIITGTNGAPVAYMSDYFEARAKDSIKTTPITLTYKREGIEKTATITPDEEGIIGISFGRDYEVQKKAYSLGESISQGFELGYWTLHDYIAQFKYVFTKKGATQVGGFAAIGNLFPEAWNWKAFWGTTAFISIILAFMNILPIPALDGGHVMFLLYEMITGRKPNDKFMEYAQLVGFVLLIALLLFANGNDIYRAIFK
- a CDS encoding SCO family protein, with protein sequence MLRFFSRYKFFGIVLLVLSAIIISIIYSILKPTPVLPIYEPEMVNTELVDSTVQHIRKYHKIAPFSLTNQNGKTITEKEYDNKIYVADFFFTTCQSICPVMTGHMKKIQDELMNDASVLLLSHTVTPDIDTVAQLKRYAKRKGVNDTKWNLVTGDKKQIYNLARKSYLAAKSNGDGGPYDMIHTENFILVDTKKRIRGFYDGTDEEEIDRLLDDIEILKKEQ
- a CDS encoding NUDIX domain-containing protein, which produces MREVYKFCPSCQSPLEVFEEKYLACSSDHCNFVHYGNPTPVVAAIVEYEERQILLAHNTQWPEDWYALITGFLERNEHPDEAVLREVQEELGVMGELVSFVGHYPFYRMNQILLVYHVRVSGKINLNEELDDYKIIPFSEVTYWPAGTGYAVRDFLISKGETPVEVPFSGM
- a CDS encoding acyltransferase family protein, translating into MTLKNRIQSVDFLRGLTIVVMILVNTPGDWGFVYKPLLHAKWNGLTIADFVFPFFLYIVGISISFVYKAKTPDKTIYKKIAIRSLKLIGLGLFLNAFLPYIPFVESWEKMRIPGVLQRIGIVFFVTSVLYLNMSKKGLMILTAGILVGYWIWLGYIPFPGGDTPTLERAANNWANYLDLQLLGTHMWKPDYDPEGIISTIPSIASALTGVFIGEVLTSSMLRKHLRLLGLGSLLLGIGYIWSLVFPLNKALWSSSFVLVTSGYATLILALIYYLTDYKEISLGNMFTYVGSNAIVLYFSSMFISKTFYLISVGEKYTIHSWLYETVFVYEGLSKEFSSLLYALVVIVFYVVVAYVLYRKRIFIKV
- a CDS encoding sodium:solute symporter family protein — encoded protein: MKLSILDYGIIVTFLLSVLLIGVVVSKRSGKNSSEYFLSGRSMPWWLLGFSMVATTFSTDTPNLVTNLVRKNGVAGNWEWWAFLLTGLLTVFVYAKLWRRSNVNTDMEFYELRYSGKPARFLRGFRSIYLGVIFNVLAMAGVTLAAIKIGGIMFGLPPLHTVGYAALITVVFSAIGGFKGVVYSDFLLFFVAMAGSIGAAYYCVNLPEVNGLDGLITHPNVVDKISLLPSWSNKEMIISLLVIPLAVQWWSSWYPGAEPGGGGYIAQRMLAAKDESHAIGATFFFNIMHYALRPWPWIIVALTSLVLYPDLASIKEAFPDVTNDKLGHDLAYSAMLTKLPSGLLGVVVASLVAAYMSTISTHLNWGASYVVNDVYKQFVKKDASEKELVNVGRISTVLLMAISAVIALLLTDAVQLFKYILMFGAGTGLIFLLRWFWWRINAWSEISAMFSSGIISIIINIEVVKNSMFGDAGIFPSWGQIPFVVVVTTIIWLLATFLTKPDEDKTLFNFYKKIQPGGPGWDKILQRANEEGIDIVDKEEKWAVPLGIGAMLLGCVLVYGALFATGNLIYGKYTDAIIFIVVTLVSGGLLVKVWNKMKNNFL